Proteins encoded in a region of the Phaenicophaeus curvirostris isolate KB17595 chromosome 20, BPBGC_Pcur_1.0, whole genome shotgun sequence genome:
- the MRPL41 gene encoding large ribosomal subunit protein mL41, protein MGLLSGLARGLVRGADRLSPFTSKRGPRSFNKGRGAKRLGVLTSNKKFLLIREMVPCFVVPDLRGFKLKPYVSYRAPEGSEPAPTAKALFDELVAPRIQKDVKEGAYDPNNLEKYGFEPTQEGKLFQLFPKNYVR, encoded by the coding sequence ATGGGGCTCCTGTCCGGCCTGGCCCGCGGGCTGGTGCGCGGCGCCGACCGCCTCTCTCCCTTCACCAGCAAGCGCGGCCCCCGCAGCTTCAACAAGGGCCGCGGGGCCAAGAGGCTGGGCGTGCTCACCTCCAACAAGAAGTTCCTCCTCATCCGCGAGATGGTGCCCTGCTTCGTGGTCCCCGACCTGCGGGGCTTCAAGCTCAAGCCCTACGTCTCCTACCGCGCCCCCGAGGGCTCCGAGCCGGCCCCGACGGCCAAGGCGCTCTTCGACGAGCTGGTGGCTCCCCGCATCCAGAAGGACGTGAAGGAAGGAGCGTACGATCCCAACAACCTGGAGAAGTACGGCTTTGAGCCCACGCAGGAGGGGAagctcttccagctcttccccAAGAACTACGTGCGCTAA